In one Oncorhynchus nerka isolate Pitt River linkage group LG7, Oner_Uvic_2.0, whole genome shotgun sequence genomic region, the following are encoded:
- the LOC115131647 gene encoding inhibitor of growth protein 4-like isoform X3 has translation MIVAAIITDLKGQIDSLAREYTSNTHTLSSEQKLSLLRQIQQSYGKCKEFGDDKVQLAMQTYEMVDKHIRRLDTDLARFEADLKEKKIESTDYDSTSSKGIKSELRGPKEKKVARTRLKVKSDDDCSPKSGQKKVKLTQAPEFTAPTVNFGNVHPSDVLDMPVDPNEPTYCLCHQVSYGEMIGCDNTDCSIEWFHFACVGLTTKPRGKWYCPRCTQERKKK, from the exons ATGATTGTTGCTGCTATCATAACAG aTCTGAAAGGGCAGATAGACTCTTTGGCTCGTGAGTACacgtcaaacacacacaccctctcctctgAGCAGAAGCTCTCCCTGCTCCGGCAGATCCAGCAGTCATATGGCAAGTGTAAAGAGTTTGGAGATGATAAGGTCCAACTGGCCATGCAGACCTATGAGATG GTGGACAAACACATTCGCAGGCTGGACACAGACCTGGCCCGCTTCGAGGCAGACCTGAAGGAGAAAAAGATTGAGAGCACAGACTATGATTCCACCTCCAGTAAGGGAATCAAGA GTGAGCTCAGGGGGCCAAAAGAGAAGAAGGTGGCTCGCACAAGGTTAAAGGTGAAGTCTGACGACGACTGCAGCCCCAAAAGCGGACAGAAGAAAGTCAAACTAACACAAGC GCCTGAGTTCACAGCACCTACAGTGAACTTTGGGAACGTCCACCCCTCGGACGTGCTGGACATGCCCGTGGACCCCAACGAGCCCACCTACTGCCTGTGTCACCAAGTGTCCTACGGAGAGATGATTGGCTGTGACAACACAGAC TGCTCCATTGAGTGGTTCCACTTCGCCTGCGTGGGGCTAACAACAAAACCCAGAGGAAAATG GTACTGTCCAAGGTGTACTCAGGAGAGGAAGAAAAAATGA
- the LOC115131647 gene encoding inhibitor of growth protein 4-like isoform X2: MAAGMYLEHYLDSIENLPFELQRNFTLMRDLDTRTEDLKGQIDSLAREYTSNTHTLSSEQKLSLLRQIQQSYGKCKEFGDDKVQLAMQTYEMVDKHIRRLDTDLARFEADLKEKKIESTDYDSTSSKGIKSELRGPKEKKVARTRLKVKSDDDCSPKSGQKKVKLTQAPEFTAPTVNFGNVHPSDVLDMPVDPNEPTYCLCHQVSYGEMIGCDNTDREAMTSRPEMTELK; this comes from the exons ATGGCGGCGGGAATGTATTTAGAACATTACCTTGACA GTATAGAAAATCTGCCGTTTGAGCTACAGAGGAATTTCACTCTAATGAGAGACCTGGACACACGGACAGAGG aTCTGAAAGGGCAGATAGACTCTTTGGCTCGTGAGTACacgtcaaacacacacaccctctcctctgAGCAGAAGCTCTCCCTGCTCCGGCAGATCCAGCAGTCATATGGCAAGTGTAAAGAGTTTGGAGATGATAAGGTCCAACTGGCCATGCAGACCTATGAGATG GTGGACAAACACATTCGCAGGCTGGACACAGACCTGGCCCGCTTCGAGGCAGACCTGAAGGAGAAAAAGATTGAGAGCACAGACTATGATTCCACCTCCAGTAAGGGAATCAAGA GTGAGCTCAGGGGGCCAAAAGAGAAGAAGGTGGCTCGCACAAGGTTAAAGGTGAAGTCTGACGACGACTGCAGCCCCAAAAGCGGACAGAAGAAAGTCAAACTAACACAAGC GCCTGAGTTCACAGCACCTACAGTGAACTTTGGGAACGTCCACCCCTCGGACGTGCTGGACATGCCCGTGGACCCCAACGAGCCCACCTACTGCCTGTGTCACCAAGTGTCCTACGGAGAGATGATTGGCTGTGACAACACAGAC AGAGAAGCAATGACATCACGTCCTGAGATGACGGAATTGAAATGA
- the LOC115131646 gene encoding glyceraldehyde-3-phosphate dehydrogenase-like: MVKIGINGFGRIGRLVTRAAAKSGKVEVVAINDPFIDLDYMVYMFKYDSTHGVWKHSEVKQEGGKLIIGNLHITVFHERDPTAIKWGEAGADYVVESTGVFTTIDKASAHLQGGAKRVIISAPSADAPMFVMGVNHEKYDNSLKVVSNASCTTNCLAPIAKVINDNFGIVEGLMSTVHSVTATQKTVDGPSGKLWRDGRGASQNIIPASTGAAKAVGKVIPELNGKLTGMAFRVPTPNVSVVDLTVRLEKAAPYDEIKKVIKAAAEGPMKGILGYTEDQVVSTDFNSDCRSSIFDAGAGIALNDHFVKLVSWYDNEFGYSNRVVDLCLHMASKE, from the exons ATGGTGAAGATTGGGATCAATGG ATTTGGGCGGATTGGGCGCCTGGTGACCCGTGCTGCCGCCAAGAGTGGAAAAGTTGAGGTTGTCGCCATAAATGATCCCTTCATCGACCTAGACTACATG GTCTACATGTTCAAGTATGACTCCACCCACGGTGTTTGGAAGCACAGTGAAGTAAAGCAGGAGGGTGGAAAGCTGATCATTGGGaacctccacatcacagtttTCCATGA GAGGGACCCCACTGCCATCAAATGGGGCGAGGCTGGCGCTGACTATGTTGTGGAGTCTACCGGTGTGTTCACCACCATCGACAAGGCTTCT GCTCACCTGCAGGGAGGTGCCAAGAGGGTCATCATCTCCGCCCCCAGTGCAGATGCCCCCATGTTTGTGATGGGCGTCAACCACGAGAAGTACGACAACTCCCTGAAGGTCGTCAG CAATGCCTCCTGCACAACTAACTGCCTGGCTCCCATCGCCAAGGTTATCAACGACAACTTTGGCATTGTGGAGGGTCTCATG AGCACAGTTCACTCCGTCACAGCTACACAGAAGACTGTTGACGGGCCCTCCGGTAAGCTGTGGAGAGATGGACGTGGTGCCAGCCAGAACATTATCCCTGCCTCCACCGGCGCCGCCAAAGCCGTGGGAAAGGTTATCCCCGAGCTGAACGG CAAGCTGACGGGCATGGCCTTCCGTGTCCCCACTCCCAACGTGTCTGTGGTTGACCTGACTGTCCGTCTTGAGAAGGCT GCACCTTATGATGAGATCAAGAAGGTCATCAAGGCTGCTGCTGAAGGACCCATGAAGGGAATTCTGGGATACACAGAGGACCAG GTGGTGTCCACAGACTTCAACAGTGACTGCCGGTCCTCAATCTTTGACGCCGGTGCAGGAATTGCACTCAACGACCACTTTGTCAAGCTGGTCTCGTG GTACGACAACGAGTTTGGCTACAGCAACCGTGTCGTTGACCTGTGTCTGCACATGGCCTCCAAGGAGTGA
- the LOC135572481 gene encoding glyceraldehyde-3-phosphate dehydrogenase-like: MAFRVPTPNMPVVDLTVRLEKAAPYEEIKRVIKEASTGPMKGIMGYTEDQVVSTDFNALNDHFVKLVSWYVSRPTHTHTHNIYNIHPIYTIYIP; the protein is encoded by the exons ATGGCCTTCCGTGTCCCCACCCCCAACATGCCCGTGGTTGACCTGACTGTCCGTCTTGAGAAGGCC GCCCCTTATGAAGAGATCAAGAGAGTCATCAAGGAGGCCTCCACAGGACCCATGAAAGGAATTATGGGATACACAGAGGACCAG GTGGTTTCCACTGACTTCAATGCACTCAATGACCACTTTGTCAAGCTGGTCTCATGGTATGTAtccagacctacacacacacacacacacaatatatacaatatacatcCCATATACACAATATACATCCCATGA
- the LOC115131647 gene encoding inhibitor of growth protein 4-like isoform X1, producing MAAGMYLEHYLDSIENLPFELQRNFTLMRDLDTRTEDLKGQIDSLAREYTSNTHTLSSEQKLSLLRQIQQSYGKCKEFGDDKVQLAMQTYEMVDKHIRRLDTDLARFEADLKEKKIESTDYDSTSSKGIKSELRGPKEKKVARTRLKVKSDDDCSPKSGQKKVKLTQAPEFTAPTVNFGNVHPSDVLDMPVDPNEPTYCLCHQVSYGEMIGCDNTDCSIEWFHFACVGLTTKPRGKWYCPRCTQERKKK from the exons ATGGCGGCGGGAATGTATTTAGAACATTACCTTGACA GTATAGAAAATCTGCCGTTTGAGCTACAGAGGAATTTCACTCTAATGAGAGACCTGGACACACGGACAGAGG aTCTGAAAGGGCAGATAGACTCTTTGGCTCGTGAGTACacgtcaaacacacacaccctctcctctgAGCAGAAGCTCTCCCTGCTCCGGCAGATCCAGCAGTCATATGGCAAGTGTAAAGAGTTTGGAGATGATAAGGTCCAACTGGCCATGCAGACCTATGAGATG GTGGACAAACACATTCGCAGGCTGGACACAGACCTGGCCCGCTTCGAGGCAGACCTGAAGGAGAAAAAGATTGAGAGCACAGACTATGATTCCACCTCCAGTAAGGGAATCAAGA GTGAGCTCAGGGGGCCAAAAGAGAAGAAGGTGGCTCGCACAAGGTTAAAGGTGAAGTCTGACGACGACTGCAGCCCCAAAAGCGGACAGAAGAAAGTCAAACTAACACAAGC GCCTGAGTTCACAGCACCTACAGTGAACTTTGGGAACGTCCACCCCTCGGACGTGCTGGACATGCCCGTGGACCCCAACGAGCCCACCTACTGCCTGTGTCACCAAGTGTCCTACGGAGAGATGATTGGCTGTGACAACACAGAC TGCTCCATTGAGTGGTTCCACTTCGCCTGCGTGGGGCTAACAACAAAACCCAGAGGAAAATG GTACTGTCCAAGGTGTACTCAGGAGAGGAAGAAAAAATGA